Proteins encoded in a region of the Clostridium beijerinckii genome:
- a CDS encoding zinc-ribbon domain-containing protein yields MEDRTLVCKDCGKEFVFTVGEQEFYKEKGFDNDPVRCPDCRRARKQQRNNRNFDR; encoded by the coding sequence ATGGAAGATAGAACTTTAGTATGTAAAGATTGTGGAAAGGAATTTGTTTTCACAGTTGGAGAACAAGAATTCTACAAAGAAAAAGGATTTGACAACGATCCAGTTAGATGTCCTGATTGTAGAAGAGCTAGAAAGCAACAAAGAAACAACAGAAACTTCGACAGATAG